A genomic stretch from Deltaproteobacteria bacterium includes:
- a CDS encoding glucose 1-dehydrogenase, with protein sequence MARVTGRLAGRAAIVTGAGQGIGRAVALAFARDGARVCIAELKPHRGARTAEEIGAAGGEAFAFPTDVGRQADVEAMVAETVRRFGRVDVLVNNAHSFGPRAPLADIPEAQFDRTWVSGVKGAWWTMCTVRPHMAARGAGRIINVVSLAAERGDAGLGDYGAAKAGIVALSRTAAREWGPEGITVNCIAPAAATKRGQDWAARDPGAFRRAMEGRPIGRLGDPESDIAPVFVFLASDDSRFVTGHVIHVDGGAFLG encoded by the coding sequence CTGGCTCGAGTGACGGGGCGGCTCGCGGGCCGGGCGGCGATCGTCACCGGCGCCGGTCAGGGCATCGGACGCGCGGTCGCGCTCGCCTTCGCGCGCGACGGCGCGCGGGTCTGCATCGCCGAGCTCAAACCGCACCGTGGAGCGCGCACGGCGGAGGAGATCGGCGCCGCGGGCGGCGAGGCGTTCGCCTTCCCGACCGACGTCGGACGGCAAGCCGACGTCGAGGCGATGGTGGCCGAGACCGTCCGCCGCTTCGGGCGCGTCGACGTGCTGGTCAACAACGCCCACAGCTTCGGGCCGCGGGCGCCGCTCGCGGACATCCCCGAAGCACAGTTCGACCGCACCTGGGTCTCCGGCGTCAAGGGCGCGTGGTGGACGATGTGCACGGTCCGGCCGCACATGGCGGCGCGCGGCGCGGGCCGCATCATCAACGTCGTCTCGCTCGCCGCCGAGCGCGGCGACGCGGGGCTCGGCGACTACGGCGCGGCCAAGGCCGGCATCGTCGCGCTGTCGCGCACCGCCGCCCGCGAATGGGGGCCGGAGGGCATCACGGTCAACTGCATCGCGCCGGCGGCGGCGACCAAGCGCGGCCAGGACTGGGCGGCGCGGGATCCCGGAGCCTTCCGGCGCGCCATGGAGGGGCGGCCGATCGGGCGGCTCGGGGATCCCGAGTCGGACATCGCCCCCGTCTTCGTCTTCCTCGCCAGCGACGACTCGCGCTTCGTCACCGGCCACGTGATCCACGTGGACGGCGGCGCGTTCCTCGGCTGA
- a CDS encoding cytochrome-c peroxidase, producing MRETPNYAAAARAVASSLQGYQALAMRNVRPRVISLQAGKLTCGGMTSRPLTPASGGFDMHTVVRFRPARLPRTARPLVAVGQRMNSTASRTAMMLACLMIATGSPPAWAGLKSLKRVPIPLPPNLGDFVADRSAAIKLGKALFWDTQAGGDGVQACAQCHFQAGADVRVTNTLNPGANGVFDTAPAGATLNAGNFPINNGDVVGSQGIMKSLFVGLSGGPVDSCTPLADAVFPGLRQVTGRNTPLNLNAIFNFRSFWDGRANNVFNGVNPAGPTDPNARVLKVINGVPTPVAISLKNASLASQAVGPPNNRVEMSCDGRNFPQLGRKLLGLPPLGQQMVDPADSALGGLSNFPGPGLNTSYAALIQAAFRPEWWNSSAIVNGFSVMENNFSLYWGLSVMLYNSTQVSDDTRFDRFMDGNLLALNSQEQQGLDVFRGKGRCTACHDGGPLTRATVESSDSTIPSDSKRGFINTGVRPVADDGGDILQPGQAKFKTPGLRNVELTGPYFHNGDKATLRQVVDFYDRGGDFPNQFTDSQIRPLGLTAAEKDALVAFLLSLTDDRVRFQRAPFDHPSCNVPNGPNIPAMGAGGAATPLGTFLGLSPFQP from the coding sequence ATGCGGGAAACTCCCAATTACGCTGCTGCTGCACGCGCCGTAGCGTCCTCCTTGCAGGGATACCAAGCGCTCGCCATGCGGAACGTTCGACCTCGCGTCATTAGCTTGCAAGCTGGCAAGCTGACATGCGGTGGCATGACGAGCCGTCCACTAACCCCAGCCAGTGGAGGATTCGACATGCACACCGTAGTCCGTTTCCGCCCCGCCAGGCTGCCGCGGACGGCCAGACCCCTCGTGGCCGTCGGGCAGCGAATGAACAGCACAGCGTCACGCACCGCCATGATGCTGGCGTGCCTGATGATCGCGACGGGCAGCCCTCCCGCATGGGCAGGCCTGAAGTCGCTGAAGAGGGTGCCGATCCCCTTGCCGCCCAACCTGGGTGACTTCGTCGCGGACCGGAGCGCGGCCATCAAGCTCGGCAAGGCGCTCTTCTGGGATACGCAGGCCGGCGGCGACGGCGTGCAGGCCTGCGCCCAGTGCCACTTCCAGGCCGGCGCCGACGTCCGGGTGACGAACACGCTCAACCCGGGTGCGAACGGCGTCTTCGACACCGCCCCCGCGGGCGCCACCCTGAACGCCGGGAACTTCCCGATCAACAACGGGGACGTCGTCGGCTCCCAGGGCATCATGAAGAGCCTGTTCGTCGGCCTCAGCGGTGGCCCGGTGGACAGCTGCACGCCGCTGGCGGACGCGGTGTTCCCGGGCCTGCGGCAGGTGACGGGCCGGAACACGCCGCTCAACCTCAACGCGATCTTCAACTTCCGGAGCTTCTGGGACGGCCGCGCGAACAACGTCTTCAACGGCGTGAACCCGGCGGGGCCGACCGACCCCAACGCCCGCGTCCTGAAGGTGATCAACGGCGTGCCGACGCCGGTCGCCATCAGCCTGAAGAACGCGAGCCTCGCCTCGCAGGCCGTCGGACCACCCAACAACCGCGTCGAGATGTCCTGCGACGGTCGCAACTTCCCGCAGCTCGGCCGGAAGCTCCTCGGCCTCCCCCCGCTCGGGCAGCAGATGGTGGACCCGGCGGACAGCGCCCTCGGCGGCCTCTCCAACTTCCCCGGCCCAGGGCTCAACACGAGCTACGCGGCCCTGATCCAGGCGGCGTTCAGGCCGGAGTGGTGGAACTCGAGCGCGATCGTCAACGGCTTCAGCGTGATGGAGAACAACTTCTCCCTCTACTGGGGCCTCTCGGTCATGCTCTACAATTCCACGCAGGTCTCCGACGACACGCGCTTCGACCGGTTCATGGACGGGAACCTCCTCGCGCTCAACTCGCAGGAGCAGCAGGGGCTGGACGTCTTCCGGGGCAAGGGCCGGTGTACCGCGTGCCATGACGGCGGCCCACTCACGCGCGCCACGGTCGAGTCCTCCGACTCGACCATCCCCTCCGATTCGAAGAGGGGCTTCATCAACACGGGAGTCCGACCGGTCGCCGACGACGGCGGCGACATCCTCCAGCCGGGGCAAGCCAAGTTCAAGACGCCCGGGCTCCGCAACGTCGAGCTGACCGGCCCGTACTTCCACAATGGCGACAAGGCGACCCTGCGCCAGGTGGTCGACTTCTATGACCGGGGCGGCGACTTCCCGAATCAGTTCACGGACTCGCAGATCCGGCCCCTCGGCCTGACGGCGGCGGAGAAGGACGCGCTCGTGGCCTTCCTGCTCTCGCTCACCGATGACCGTGTCCGCTTCCAGAGAGCGCCGTTCGACCATCCGTCCTGCAACGTCCCGAACGGCCCGAACATTCCGGCCATGGGCGCCGGCGGTGCGGCGACGCCGCTCGGGACCTTCCTCGGCCTGAGCCCGTTCCAGCCGTAG
- the lnt gene encoding apolipoprotein N-acyltransferase, giving the protein MGGAEQDHVADGHRRAEDDVEDAAREQRVEVEEVVLQDGVGDRQRQQGGSHRQQVHRQRHARRHRRELDRRGRPDGDETGERHHLDPHPSLGRGAAVPGHDETAGGERHRREVHEAPVEEAHPQLGGPVVEPNVETGLDERDDGETAEQQGTMAGQRAVGEGEGERQERRRRHGLGDGVERAEVEAVEVAERDHHHEAPGRTEDQHRCARGPAGLEVGDDEAEHQEHGAVDKQDAEQRDVVGEPEAHDRDRPFDAPRGREEGVAHRRARMTRPRLLDQVGHPLDRPAVDGDQLPAERHARVEPAPVAQGIRRDDQVAPEQEPHERAVHPRRRVDHADEGDARNRGHERVKNPAVGQQHGRRARGMIRAISAPWTAAAVSGLALAASFPPMGLSLLAWFAPWPLLRALGGRPWRARLALASLAGLLWSLGTVGSWLYPAAREHLAAGPLAAAALTVAAAWTYGGAYLAGLGLVYGWLPRPRWLATPAAWVLLEQLRTRVLGGAPWALLGHTQHDALPFAQLAELTGVAGLSFLVLLPAAALAERGRGRTAGLAVSAAALAAAFVFGEYRLRAFVALPAADAPPVLTVVSGHNLARDPLGEYLAASAVAEPAPLTIWPETAAPGYLADDPLAAQTVARAARARGWLLLGASRYDGSGPSRRYFNSALLFDGDGRLRQTYDKRRLVPFAERSPFPSLATLVRPFSPGTADAPLVAEGLRIGPLVCWEAIFPELARSYARQGVDVLVNLTSDRDLGAGASQQLAFSRFRAIETRRWLVRASGTGPTLLVDPAGRVHRADTLRVGGAASAAPTVYVRYGETMSWLSAALLGVLFFRRTANGSPRSGANAASHAGGRAC; this is encoded by the coding sequence ATGGGCGGCGCCGAGCAGGACCACGTAGCCGATGGTCACCGCCGCGCTGAAGACGACGTAGAAGACGCTGCGCGTGAGCAGCGGGTCGAGGTCGAGGAGGTCGTGCTTCAGGATGGCGTAGGTGACCGCCAGCGGCAGCAGGGCGGAAGTCACCGGCAGCAGGTTCACCGGCAGCGGCACGCGCGCCGCCACCGCCGCGAGCTCGACCGCCGCGGGCGCCCCGATGGCGACGAGACTGGCGAGCGCCACCACCTGGACCCGCACCCGTCCCTCGGGCGCGGCGCGGCGGTACCAGGACACGATGAGACCGCAGGCGGCGAGCGCCATCGCCGCGAAGTACACGAGGCTCCAGTCGAAGAAGCGCATCCACAGCTCGGGGGCCCGGTCGTAGAGCCCAATGTCGAGACCGGCCTGGACGAGCGTGACGACGGCGAGACCGCCGAGCAGCAGGGGACCATGGCGGGGCAGCGGGCGGTCGGGGAAGGTGAGGGCGAGCGCCAGGAGCGCCGCCGGCGCCACGGCTTGGGCGACGGCGTAGAGCGAGCGGAAGTGGAAGCGGTAGAAGTCGCCGAGCGTGACCACCATCATGAGGCCCCAGGCCGTACAGAAGACCAGCATCGCTGCGCTCGCGGGCCGGCCGGGCTTGAGGTAGGCGACGACGAAGCCGAGCACCAGGAACACGGCGCCGTTGACAAGCAGGACGCCGAACAGCGAGACGTAGTCGGCGAGCCCGAAGCGCATGATCGGGACCGTCCGTTCGACGCGCCCCGCGGGCGTGAGGAAGGTGTAGCGCACCGGCGTGCCCGGATGACCCGCCCACGTCTCCTCGACCAGGTCGGGCACCCGCTCGACCGGCCGGCCGTCGACGGCGATCAGCTTCCCGCCGAACGGCACGCCCGCGTGGAACCCGCTCCAGTGGCCCAGGGCATTCGGCGCGACGATCAGGTTGCGCCCGAGCAGGAACCCCATGAACGGGCGGTGCACCCACGCCGTCGAGTCGACCACGCAGACGAGGGTGACGCCCGCAATCGCGGCCACGAGCGGGTGAAGAACCCGGCGGTCGGTCAGCAGCATGGTCGGCGCGCTCGCGGCATGATTCGAGCAATATCCGCGCCATGGACGGCGGCGGCGGTCTCGGGGCTCGCGCTTGCCGCGAGCTTCCCCCCCATGGGCCTCTCCCTGCTCGCCTGGTTCGCTCCCTGGCCCCTTCTGCGAGCGCTCGGCGGCCGCCCCTGGCGCGCCCGGCTCGCGCTCGCGTCGCTCGCGGGGCTCCTCTGGTCGCTCGGCACCGTCGGCTCCTGGCTCTACCCGGCGGCCCGCGAACATCTCGCCGCGGGGCCGCTCGCCGCCGCGGCGCTCACCGTCGCGGCGGCCTGGACGTATGGCGGAGCCTACCTCGCAGGGCTCGGGCTGGTCTATGGGTGGTTGCCACGCCCGCGCTGGCTCGCGACACCGGCGGCCTGGGTGCTCCTCGAGCAGCTCCGCACCCGGGTGCTCGGCGGCGCCCCGTGGGCACTCCTGGGCCACACGCAGCACGATGCCCTGCCCTTCGCCCAGCTGGCCGAGCTGACCGGCGTGGCCGGGCTCTCCTTCCTCGTGCTGCTGCCGGCGGCGGCGCTCGCCGAGCGCGGACGCGGGCGGACGGCAGGGCTCGCGGTCTCCGCCGCGGCCCTGGCAGCCGCGTTCGTCTTCGGCGAGTACCGGCTGCGCGCGTTTGTAGCGCTGCCGGCCGCCGATGCGCCGCCGGTCCTCACCGTGGTGAGCGGACACAACCTCGCGCGCGACCCGCTCGGCGAGTACCTGGCCGCAAGCGCCGTCGCCGAGCCCGCGCCGCTCACCATCTGGCCGGAAACCGCCGCGCCCGGCTATCTCGCCGACGACCCCCTCGCCGCCCAAACGGTGGCGCGCGCCGCGCGGGCACGCGGCTGGCTCCTGCTCGGAGCGTCGCGCTACGACGGCAGCGGACCGAGCCGTCGGTATTTCAACTCCGCCCTGCTGTTCGACGGCGACGGACGGCTCCGCCAGACGTACGACAAGCGGCGGCTGGTCCCGTTCGCGGAGCGGTCGCCGTTCCCGTCGCTCGCCACGCTGGTGCGCCCGTTCAGCCCGGGCACGGCCGACGCGCCGCTCGTGGCCGAGGGGCTCCGCATCGGGCCGCTGGTGTGCTGGGAAGCCATCTTCCCGGAGCTCGCGCGCAGCTACGCCCGCCAGGGGGTCGACGTCCTCGTGAACCTCACCAGCGACCGTGACCTCGGTGCCGGTGCGTCGCAGCAGCTCGCGTTCTCGCGCTTTCGCGCCATCGAGACCCGCCGCTGGCTGGTGCGCGCCTCGGGCACCGGGCCGACGCTGCTCGTCGATCCGGCGGGGCGTGTCCACCGCGCTGACACGCTGCGCGTCGGCGGCGCCGCGAGCGCGGCGCCCACCGTCTATGTCCGGTACGGCGAGACGATGAGCTGGCTCTCGGCCGCGCTGCTGGGTGTCCTCTTTTTCCGGCGAACCGCGAACGGTTCGCCGCGGTCGGGGGCGAACGCGGCGTCGCACGCAGGCGGTCGAGCCTGCTGA
- a CDS encoding NUDIX hydrolase — translation MRRARDNHISGRVQPPGHDWAWCPRCRGRVVPVARGGRPRPTCAACGFVFFANPGVGAAAVVRDAAGRVLLAQREPGQHGAGAWCFPCGFVEWGEDVRAAATREAREEAGIEVTVGEVLQVASNFHDPEKPTIGIWFAARLVDPHATPVAGDDAVAVAWFDPASPPRLAFPTDATLLAQLAGGS, via the coding sequence GTGCGCCGCGCGCGCGACAACCATATAAGTGGACGCGTGCAGCCTCCGGGACACGACTGGGCCTGGTGCCCGAGGTGTCGCGGCCGGGTCGTCCCCGTCGCACGTGGCGGGCGGCCGCGACCGACCTGCGCCGCCTGCGGCTTCGTCTTCTTCGCCAACCCGGGCGTCGGCGCGGCGGCGGTCGTCCGCGACGCCGCCGGGCGCGTGCTCCTCGCCCAGCGGGAGCCGGGTCAGCACGGCGCCGGCGCGTGGTGCTTCCCGTGCGGCTTCGTCGAGTGGGGCGAGGACGTTCGCGCAGCGGCGACGCGGGAGGCGCGCGAGGAGGCTGGCATCGAGGTGACGGTCGGCGAGGTCCTGCAGGTCGCATCGAACTTCCACGACCCCGAGAAGCCGACCATCGGCATCTGGTTCGCCGCCCGGCTGGTCGACCCACACGCGACGCCCGTCGCCGGCGACGATGCCGTGGCCGTCGCGTGGTTCGACCCCGCGTCCCCGCCGCGGCTCGCCTTCCCGACCGACGCGACGCTCCTGGCTCAGCTGGCGGGCGGGAGCTGA
- a CDS encoding CoA transferase yields MSVNPNGAAPPLAGVRVLAFTQLGAGPYAMTLLADLGADVVKVEDPTTGGDEARRVPPFNEPAAADGLYYQALNRGARSLTLNLRAPEGRELLHRLVARADAVYTNLRGDLPAKLGLDYAALRTANPRVVCCTLSGFGRTGPRAGEPGYDFILQAYAGFMSVTGEPDGPPTRSGVSVVDFAGGMLSALALMIGLHRARETGAGCDLDVSLFDAALSMLNYLAVWTLNRDWRAARLPDGAHQSLVPSQRFPTRDGWIVVMCMKEKFWERLVDCLELGALRDDPRFRSFADRLEHRDALVPLLARTFGTRTTAEWLARLRGRVPAAPVHAVEEALADEQTAARQMVVDVPHPLFGTLREVGCPIKMSGVAPRYRPAAPLGSDTPTLLGEIGVAPAEVERLRARGVV; encoded by the coding sequence ATGAGTGTCAACCCGAACGGCGCCGCGCCGCCGCTCGCCGGCGTGCGCGTGCTGGCCTTCACGCAGCTCGGCGCCGGCCCCTATGCCATGACGCTCCTCGCCGACCTCGGCGCGGACGTCGTCAAGGTGGAGGACCCGACCACCGGCGGCGACGAGGCGCGCCGGGTGCCGCCATTCAACGAGCCCGCCGCCGCCGACGGCCTCTACTACCAGGCGCTCAACCGCGGCGCCCGCAGCCTGACGCTCAACCTGCGCGCGCCCGAGGGCCGCGAGCTCCTCCACCGGCTGGTCGCGCGGGCCGACGCCGTCTACACGAACCTGCGCGGCGACCTGCCCGCGAAGCTCGGCCTCGACTACGCCGCGCTGCGCACGGCCAACCCGCGCGTCGTGTGCTGCACGCTCTCCGGGTTCGGCCGGACCGGCCCGCGGGCGGGCGAGCCGGGCTACGATTTCATCCTCCAGGCCTACGCCGGCTTCATGAGCGTCACCGGCGAGCCCGACGGCCCGCCCACGCGCTCGGGGGTGTCGGTGGTGGACTTCGCGGGTGGCATGCTGTCGGCGCTCGCGCTGATGATCGGGCTCCATCGCGCGCGCGAGACGGGCGCGGGGTGCGATCTCGACGTCTCGCTCTTCGACGCCGCGCTCTCGATGCTCAACTACCTCGCGGTGTGGACGCTCAATCGAGACTGGAGGGCCGCCCGCCTTCCGGATGGCGCCCACCAGAGCCTCGTCCCGAGCCAGCGCTTCCCCACCCGTGACGGCTGGATCGTCGTCATGTGCATGAAGGAGAAGTTCTGGGAGCGGCTGGTGGACTGCCTCGAGCTCGGCGCGCTCCGCGACGACCCGCGCTTTCGGAGCTTCGCCGATCGGCTCGAGCATCGTGACGCGCTCGTGCCGCTGCTCGCCCGCACGTTCGGCACGCGCACCACCGCGGAGTGGCTCGCGCGCCTGCGCGGTCGGGTGCCGGCGGCGCCCGTCCACGCGGTCGAGGAGGCGCTCGCCGACGAGCAGACCGCGGCCCGGCAGATGGTGGTCGACGTCCCCCACCCGCTGTTCGGCACGCTCCGGGAAGTGGGGTGCCCGATCAAGATGAGCGGCGTCGCACCCCGCTATCGTCCGGCGGCGCCGCTCGGGTCCGACACGCCGACGCTCCTCGGCGAGATCGGCGTCGCGCCCGCCGAGGTCGAGCGCTTGCGCGCCCGCGGCGTCGTGTAG